A region from the Bradyrhizobium erythrophlei genome encodes:
- the glyS gene encoding glycine--tRNA ligase subunit beta, which produces MPDLLFELFSEEIPARMQAKAADDLRRMVTDKLVAEGLVYEGAKAFATPRRLTLTVHGVPARQSDLREERKGPRVGGPDAAIAGFLKATGLASIDEATIQRDPKKGDFYVALIEKPGRATLDVLADMLPVIIRTFPWPKSMRWGERSARPSALQWVRPLHAIVATFGLETEEPDVVKFAVDGIEAGQTTFGHRFMAPAPIKVRRFEDYEAKLLDAKVVLDPERRKDSIVTDARQLAFAQGFELVEDQGLLDEVAGLVEWPVALMGSFDPEFLSIPGEVIRATIRNNQKCFVVRQASPSPHDSARPLPAASGGRGEVLTNKFILTANIEASDGGKAIVAGNERVIRARLSDAKFFYETDLKTKLEDRLPKLENILFHEKLGTQGERVRRIEQLAHDLTQLVNFRSSETAARGPREVDASDKFLGDLVRDVRRAAELAKADLVTEMVGEFPELQGRIGKYYALAQGEDAAVADAIEEHYKPQGPGDRVPASPVSICVAIADKVDVLVGFWGIGEKPTGSKDPYALRRAALGVIRIILENSLRLGLHTLLTAHIKHYLGPRIRNDPRYVAALEEWAKSDGGAVTSGQSTVAAAAESDLSDRPLFFAIPEITIDRPSKSISAGMPPSLVESMIGDLISFFADRLKVQLREQGARHDLVDAVFALGGQDDLLMVVRRVEALGKFLDTDDGKNLLAGTKRAANILRIEEKKDGKDYDGAPDAALYSLPEEKTLAKAIDQVRAEASAAVAKEDFAAAMSAMAKLRPAVDAFFDKVKVNDDDPKVRENRLKLLNEIRAATRAVADFSKIQD; this is translated from the coding sequence ATGCCCGATCTTCTCTTTGAACTGTTCTCCGAAGAAATTCCCGCGCGCATGCAGGCGAAGGCGGCGGACGATCTGCGCCGCATGGTCACCGACAAGCTCGTCGCCGAGGGTCTGGTCTATGAAGGCGCCAAGGCGTTCGCGACGCCGCGGCGGCTGACGCTGACGGTGCACGGCGTGCCGGCGCGGCAATCCGATCTGAGGGAAGAGCGCAAGGGACCGCGCGTCGGCGGGCCGGATGCGGCGATCGCGGGCTTTCTGAAAGCCACCGGCCTGGCCTCGATCGACGAGGCGACGATCCAGCGCGATCCGAAGAAGGGCGACTTCTACGTCGCGCTGATCGAAAAACCCGGCCGCGCCACGCTCGACGTGCTCGCCGACATGCTGCCGGTGATCATCCGCACCTTCCCGTGGCCGAAATCGATGCGCTGGGGTGAACGCTCGGCGCGGCCAAGCGCGCTGCAATGGGTGCGGCCGCTGCATGCCATCGTCGCCACCTTTGGGCTCGAAACCGAAGAACCCGATGTCGTGAAATTCGCCGTCGACGGCATCGAGGCCGGCCAGACCACGTTCGGCCACCGCTTCATGGCGCCGGCGCCGATCAAGGTGCGCCGCTTCGAGGATTACGAGGCAAAGCTGCTCGATGCCAAGGTCGTGCTCGATCCCGAGCGCCGCAAGGACAGTATCGTCACCGACGCCAGGCAGCTCGCGTTCGCGCAGGGCTTCGAGCTGGTCGAGGATCAGGGACTGCTCGACGAAGTCGCGGGCCTGGTCGAATGGCCGGTCGCGCTGATGGGATCGTTCGACCCGGAGTTTCTGTCGATTCCGGGCGAAGTGATCCGCGCCACCATCCGCAATAACCAGAAGTGCTTTGTGGTGAGGCAGGCGTCTCCCTCCCCCCACGATAGTGCCCGACCCCTCCCCGCCGCAAGCGGGGGGAGGGGGGAAGTCCTCACCAACAAGTTCATCCTCACCGCCAACATCGAGGCCTCCGACGGTGGCAAGGCGATCGTCGCCGGCAACGAGCGCGTGATCCGCGCGCGGTTGAGCGATGCGAAGTTTTTTTATGAGACCGATCTCAAGACTAAACTCGAAGACCGGCTGCCGAAACTGGAAAATATTCTATTTCACGAGAAACTTGGCACGCAGGGTGAGCGCGTTCGGCGAATCGAACAGCTTGCGCATGACCTCACTCAACTGGTCAATTTCAGATCCAGCGAAACAGCGGCGCGAGGCCCTCGAGAGGTCGACGCAAGTGATAAATTTCTCGGCGACTTAGTCCGTGACGTGAGACGCGCGGCCGAATTGGCCAAGGCTGACCTTGTTACCGAAATGGTCGGTGAGTTTCCTGAACTGCAGGGCCGGATAGGCAAATACTACGCCCTCGCGCAAGGTGAGGACGCGGCAGTCGCAGACGCAATCGAAGAACACTACAAGCCGCAAGGCCCCGGCGATCGCGTTCCCGCCTCGCCCGTTTCCATCTGCGTCGCGATTGCCGACAAGGTTGATGTGCTTGTCGGCTTCTGGGGGATTGGCGAGAAGCCAACGGGTTCCAAAGATCCTTATGCCCTGCGCCGTGCAGCGCTCGGCGTCATTCGAATTATCCTCGAAAATTCGCTGAGACTTGGGCTGCACACTCTTCTCACTGCTCATATTAAGCATTATTTGGGGCCGCGGATTCGTAACGACCCGCGTTATGTAGCCGCCCTTGAAGAGTGGGCCAAATCCGATGGTGGAGCAGTGACAAGCGGACAGAGCACCGTCGCTGCGGCGGCTGAATCCGATCTTTCCGATCGCCCTCTCTTTTTTGCGATCCCAGAAATTACAATCGATAGGCCAAGCAAATCGATCAGTGCAGGCATGCCACCTTCATTGGTGGAATCGATGATTGGCGATCTCATTTCCTTCTTCGCCGACCGCCTAAAAGTCCAGCTCCGCGAACAGGGCGCGCGGCACGATCTCGTCGATGCCGTGTTCGCGCTAGGAGGTCAGGACGACCTCCTGATGGTGGTTCGCCGCGTCGAGGCGCTCGGCAAATTCCTCGATACCGACGACGGCAAGAATCTGCTCGCCGGCACCAAGCGCGCCGCGAACATCCTGCGCATCGAGGAGAAGAAGGACGGCAAGGACTATGATGGCGCGCCCGATGCCGCGCTCTACAGCCTTCCCGAGGAGAAGACGCTCGCCAAGGCCATCGATCAGGTGAGGGCTGAAGCAAGTGCCGCCGTCGCCAAGGAAGATTTTGCCGCCGCGATGAGCGCGATGGCAAAACTGCGTCCTGCGGTGGATGCGTTCTTCGACAAGGTGAAAGTCAACGACGACGACCCGAAGGTGCGGGAAAATCGTCTGAAGCTCCTGAACGAAATTCGCGCCGCGACGCGCGCGGTGGCGGATTTTTCCAAGATCCAGGATTGA
- a CDS encoding S49 family peptidase, giving the protein MTEQSGDRGGGAGLLDWLMGFLPARLRPGTTVVPVVRLSGLIGAVTPLRPGMSLAGVARTLERAFAIRHAKAVALVINSPGGSPVQSRQIYLRIRQLAAEKQLPVLVFVEDVAASGGYMIACAGDEIFCDPSSILGSIGVVGGSFGFQELIGKIGVERRLYTAGAHKAMLDPFLPENPDDVARLKALQREIHAIFIALVKQSRGSRLKGADDVLFTGEYWAGETAVSLGLADQIGDLRATLRARFGEKVLTPLIAPSGGLLSGLLGRRSAGAGTLASLEGIAGLPDELISALESRAIWAKFGF; this is encoded by the coding sequence ATGACAGAACAAAGTGGCGACCGCGGAGGAGGGGCTGGCCTGCTCGACTGGCTGATGGGCTTCCTTCCGGCTCGCCTGCGGCCGGGGACCACGGTCGTGCCCGTGGTCCGGCTGTCCGGCCTGATCGGAGCGGTAACGCCGCTGCGGCCGGGCATGTCGCTGGCGGGCGTCGCCAGGACGCTGGAGCGCGCGTTTGCCATCAGGCATGCCAAGGCCGTGGCGCTGGTGATCAATTCCCCCGGCGGTTCGCCGGTACAGTCGCGCCAGATCTATCTGCGGATCAGGCAGCTTGCGGCGGAAAAGCAATTGCCCGTGCTGGTTTTCGTGGAAGATGTCGCGGCCTCTGGCGGCTACATGATCGCCTGCGCCGGCGATGAAATCTTCTGCGATCCGTCGTCGATCCTGGGCTCGATCGGCGTGGTCGGCGGCTCCTTCGGATTCCAGGAGCTGATCGGGAAGATCGGCGTCGAACGCAGGCTCTATACGGCGGGCGCGCACAAGGCGATGCTCGATCCGTTCCTTCCCGAAAACCCCGACGATGTCGCGCGCCTCAAGGCGCTTCAACGCGAGATCCATGCGATCTTCATCGCGCTGGTCAAACAGAGCCGGGGCTCTCGCCTCAAGGGCGCCGACGATGTCCTCTTCACCGGCGAATATTGGGCGGGAGAAACCGCGGTGTCGCTGGGCCTGGCGGATCAGATCGGCGATCTGCGCGCGACGCTGCGCGCCCGCTTTGGCGAGAAGGTGCTGACGCCACTGATCGCGCCTTCGGGCGGCTTGCTGTCCGGCCTGCTCGGCCGCAGATCCGCCGGCGCGGGCACGCTCGCTTCGCTGGAAGGTATCGCGGGCCTGCCGGACGAATTGATCTCGGCGCTGGAAAGCCGGGCAATTTGGGCCAAATTCGGATTCTAA
- the ppdK gene encoding pyruvate, phosphate dikinase: MAKAVTKTKKTAVKSKPSVAVRAKPAPTASARTALKKSPPKPAPKPASKPAGKVVAAKPAAGAPKAGKWVFTFGDGKAEGKAEMRDLLGGKGANLAEMANLGLPVPPGFTIPTSVCTYFYAHEKTYPGALKAQVEKALDHVGKITGKAFGDSKNPLLVSVRSGGRASMPGMMDTVLNLGLNDATVEALAEMSGDRRFAYDSYRRFITMYSDVVLGFEHSHFEDILDTFKDSQGYTLDTDLTGDDWIELVGRYKDAVARETGKDFPQDPHDQLWGAIGAVFSSWMNARAVTYRRLHDIPESWGTAVNVQAMVFGNMGETSATGVAFTRNPSTGESKLYGEFLINAQGEDVVAGIRTPQDITEYARTESGSDKASMETAMPEAFKELTRIYTLLEKHYRDMQDMEFTVEQGKLWMLQTRGGKRTAKAALRIAVELANEGLISKKDAVTRIDPASLDQLLHPTIDPSAKRDVIATGLPASPGAASGEIVFSSDEAAKLQADGRKVILVRIETSPEDIHGMHAAEGILTTRGGMTSHAAVVARGMGKPCVSGCGTIRVDYGRGTMSIGARTFKTGDVITIDGSLGQVLAGRMPMIEPALSGEFGTLMGWADSVRKLGVRVNADTPDDARTAIKFGAEGIGLCRTEHMFFEETRIRTVREMILAEDEQTRRAALAKLLPMQRADFVELFEIMKGLPVTIRLLDPPLHEFLPHTQAEIEEVARAMNTDPRKLADRARDLAEFNPMLGFRGCRLAISYPEIAEMQARAIFEAAVEAEKRTGKAVGLEVMVPLIATKMEFDLVKARIDATAQSVMKETGKKLVYQVGTMIELPRACLLAGDIAKTAEFFSFGTNDLTQTTYGISRDDAASFLGTYIAKGILEIDPFISVDRDGVGELVKIGVARGRKTRPSLKVGICGEHGGDPASVAFCHEIGLDYVSCSPYRVPIARLAAAQAALGKTVASQA, from the coding sequence ATGGCCAAAGCCGTCACGAAGACCAAGAAAACCGCAGTGAAATCAAAGCCCTCCGTGGCGGTCCGGGCCAAGCCCGCGCCGACGGCCTCGGCCCGCACGGCGCTCAAGAAGAGCCCGCCCAAGCCGGCGCCAAAGCCCGCGAGCAAGCCAGCCGGGAAAGTTGTCGCAGCCAAGCCCGCGGCAGGCGCGCCCAAAGCCGGCAAATGGGTGTTCACATTTGGTGACGGCAAGGCCGAGGGCAAAGCGGAGATGCGCGATCTGCTCGGCGGCAAGGGCGCCAATCTCGCCGAGATGGCCAATCTCGGCCTGCCGGTGCCTCCCGGCTTCACCATTCCGACCTCGGTCTGCACTTACTTCTACGCGCACGAAAAGACCTATCCTGGGGCATTGAAGGCGCAGGTGGAAAAGGCGCTCGATCACGTCGGCAAGATCACCGGCAAGGCGTTCGGCGACTCCAAAAATCCGCTGCTGGTGTCGGTGCGCTCCGGCGGCCGCGCCTCGATGCCGGGCATGATGGATACCGTGCTCAATCTCGGGCTCAACGATGCGACCGTCGAAGCACTGGCGGAAATGTCCGGCGACCGCCGCTTCGCCTATGACAGCTACCGCCGCTTCATCACCATGTATTCCGACGTGGTGCTCGGCTTCGAACATTCGCACTTCGAGGATATCCTCGACACCTTCAAGGACAGCCAGGGCTATACGCTTGACACCGACCTCACCGGCGACGACTGGATCGAACTGGTCGGCCGCTACAAGGACGCGGTGGCACGCGAAACCGGCAAGGATTTCCCGCAGGATCCGCACGACCAGTTGTGGGGCGCGATCGGTGCTGTGTTCTCATCCTGGATGAACGCACGCGCGGTGACCTACCGGCGGCTGCACGACATTCCGGAATCCTGGGGCACCGCGGTCAACGTGCAGGCGATGGTGTTCGGCAACATGGGCGAGACGTCGGCGACCGGCGTTGCGTTCACACGCAATCCCTCGACCGGCGAGAGCAAGCTGTACGGCGAATTCCTGATCAACGCGCAGGGCGAGGACGTGGTGGCGGGCATTCGCACGCCGCAGGACATCACCGAATATGCGCGGACGGAATCCGGCTCCGACAAGGCGTCGATGGAAACCGCGATGCCCGAGGCGTTCAAGGAACTGACGCGGATCTACACCCTGCTCGAGAAGCATTACCGCGACATGCAGGACATGGAGTTCACGGTCGAGCAGGGCAAGCTGTGGATGCTGCAGACCCGCGGCGGCAAGCGCACCGCGAAGGCCGCGCTGCGCATCGCCGTCGAGCTCGCCAATGAAGGGCTGATTTCCAAGAAGGACGCGGTGACGCGGATCGATCCGGCTTCGCTCGATCAGCTGCTGCACCCGACCATCGATCCTTCGGCCAAGCGCGACGTGATCGCCACCGGCCTACCGGCCTCGCCCGGCGCCGCCTCGGGCGAAATCGTATTCTCTTCCGACGAGGCTGCAAAACTGCAGGCCGACGGACGCAAGGTGATCCTGGTGCGGATCGAGACCAGCCCGGAAGACATCCACGGCATGCACGCGGCCGAAGGCATCCTGACCACGCGCGGCGGCATGACCTCGCACGCCGCGGTGGTCGCCCGCGGCATGGGCAAGCCCTGCGTCTCCGGCTGCGGCACCATCCGCGTCGATTACGGCCGCGGCACCATGAGCATCGGCGCGCGCACCTTCAAGACCGGCGACGTCATCACCATCGACGGATCGCTGGGTCAGGTGCTGGCCGGGCGGATGCCGATGATCGAGCCGGCCTTGTCGGGCGAGTTCGGCACCCTGATGGGCTGGGCCGATTCCGTCCGCAAGCTCGGCGTTCGCGTCAATGCCGACACGCCGGACGACGCCCGCACCGCCATCAAGTTCGGCGCCGAGGGCATCGGGCTGTGCCGCACCGAGCACATGTTCTTCGAGGAGACGCGGATCCGCACCGTGCGCGAGATGATCCTCGCCGAGGACGAGCAGACCCGTCGCGCCGCATTGGCGAAGCTGTTGCCGATGCAGCGCGCCGACTTCGTCGAACTGTTCGAAATCATGAAGGGCCTGCCGGTGACGATCCGGCTGCTCGATCCGCCGCTGCACGAGTTCCTGCCGCACACCCAGGCCGAGATCGAGGAAGTGGCGCGGGCGATGAACACCGATCCGCGCAAGCTCGCCGATCGCGCCCGCGATCTCGCCGAATTCAATCCGATGCTCGGCTTCCGCGGCTGTCGGCTGGCTATCTCCTATCCGGAGATCGCCGAAATGCAGGCGCGCGCGATCTTCGAGGCCGCGGTCGAAGCGGAGAAGCGCACCGGCAAGGCCGTCGGCCTCGAGGTCATGGTGCCGCTGATCGCGACCAAGATGGAATTCGATCTGGTCAAGGCGCGGATCGACGCCACCGCGCAGTCGGTGATGAAGGAGACGGGCAAGAAGCTCGTCTACCAGGTCGGCACCATGATCGAGCTGCCGCGCGCCTGCCTGCTAGCCGGCGATATCGCCAAGACCGCGGAGTTCTTCTCGTTCGGTACCAACGACCTGACCCAGACCACCTACGGCATCAGCCGCGACGACGCGGCGAGCTTCCTCGGCACCTACATCGCCAAGGGCATCCTGGAGATCGACCCGTTCATCTCGGTCGATCGCGACGGCGTCGGCGAGCTGGTGAAGATCGGCGTGGCGCGCGGGCGCAAGACCCGTCCCAGTCTCAAGGTCGGGATCTGCGGCGAGCATGGCGGCGATCCCGCTTCCGTCGCGTTCTGCCACGAGATCGGACTGGATTACGTCTCCTGTTCGCCCTACCGCGTGCCGATCGCGCGGCTCGCTGCGGCGCAGGCCGCACTCGGCAAGACCGTCGCCAGCCAGGCGTGA
- a CDS encoding DUF1236 domain-containing protein codes for MRYKLLAIAAIAGATAAAGGLAAPIAAQAQGVVTTGVARGPVIVTDDADGIAVDQRPAFREYIVRERVPNYTIPDRVVVGGVLPETGVTYYDVPQSFGVTPYRYTVVNGRTVLVEPRSRRIVQVVE; via the coding sequence ATGCGGTACAAATTACTTGCCATCGCGGCGATTGCCGGCGCCACGGCTGCGGCCGGCGGCTTGGCCGCACCGATCGCGGCGCAGGCGCAAGGCGTGGTCACGACCGGCGTCGCGCGCGGCCCGGTGATCGTCACTGACGACGCCGATGGCATCGCCGTCGACCAGCGGCCGGCGTTCCGCGAATACATCGTGCGCGAGCGCGTGCCGAACTACACCATTCCCGATCGCGTGGTCGTCGGCGGCGTGCTGCCGGAGACCGGCGTCACCTATTACGACGTGCCGCAATCGTTCGGCGTCACGCCCTATCGCTACACCGTGGTGAACGGCCGGACCGTGCTGGTCGAACCGCGCTCGCGTCGCATCGTTCAGGTGGTTGAGTAA
- a CDS encoding glycine--tRNA ligase subunit alpha, translating to MDSLPPHMRPERSFQGFILALQRFWADQGCVILQPYDMEMGAGTFHPATTLRALGPKPWKAAYVQPSRRPKDGRYGENPNRLQHYYQFQVIIKPSPPDLQELYLKSLAAIGIDSHLHDIRFVEDDWESPTLGAWGLGWECWCDGMEVSQFTYFQQVAGVECAPVAGELTYGLERLAMYVQGVDRVYDLNFNGRDGADKVSYGDVFLQAEQEYSRHNFEHSDADMLFKQFSMAEEACRKYLDAGWKDGKREAHLMALPAYDQCIKASHVFNLLDARGVISVTERQSYIMRVRELAKACGEAWVHTEAGGPVTGVPS from the coding sequence ATGGATTCCCTGCCTCCGCACATGCGCCCGGAACGCTCGTTCCAGGGGTTTATTCTGGCCCTGCAGCGGTTCTGGGCGGATCAGGGCTGCGTGATCCTGCAGCCCTACGACATGGAAATGGGCGCCGGCACGTTTCATCCGGCCACCACCTTGCGCGCGCTCGGGCCGAAACCCTGGAAGGCGGCCTATGTGCAGCCGTCGCGCCGGCCGAAGGATGGCCGCTATGGCGAAAATCCCAACCGGCTGCAGCACTATTACCAGTTCCAGGTGATCATCAAGCCGTCGCCGCCGGACCTGCAGGAGCTTTACCTGAAGTCGCTCGCCGCGATCGGCATCGATTCGCATCTGCACGACATCCGCTTCGTCGAGGACGACTGGGAAAGCCCGACACTGGGCGCCTGGGGCCTGGGCTGGGAATGCTGGTGCGACGGCATGGAAGTCTCGCAGTTCACCTACTTCCAGCAGGTTGCCGGCGTCGAATGCGCTCCCGTGGCGGGCGAGCTCACCTACGGGCTCGAGCGGCTCGCGATGTATGTGCAGGGCGTCGACCGCGTCTACGACCTCAATTTCAACGGCCGCGACGGCGCCGACAAGGTCTCCTACGGCGACGTGTTCCTGCAGGCCGAGCAGGAATATTCGCGGCACAACTTTGAACACTCCGACGCCGACATGCTGTTCAAGCAGTTTTCGATGGCCGAAGAAGCCTGCCGAAAATATCTGGACGCGGGCTGGAAAGACGGCAAGCGCGAGGCGCATCTGATGGCGCTGCCGGCCTATGACCAGTGCATCAAGGCAAGCCACGTCTTCAATCTGCTCGACGCCCGCGGCGTGATCTCGGTGACGGAGCGGCAGAGCTACATCATGCGCGTGCGCGAACTGGCGAAGGCCTGCGGCGAAGCCTGGGTGCACACCGAGGCGGGCGGGCCGGTTACGGGCGTTCCGTCGTGA
- a CDS encoding endonuclease domain-containing protein, with protein MTQTPQRPADPRVPRARALRRDATEAEKKLWQHLRQPPFKPHHFRRQATIGPYFADFASHQLKLVIELDGGQHSLSSSDEARTRYLEANGYRALRFWNNELGENMSGVLASIDAVANADRPPTPDPSPPQAGGGESRQRAPRRLRKRRC; from the coding sequence ATGACACAGACACCACAGCGTCCGGCCGACCCCCGCGTGCCACGCGCTCGAGCTTTGCGTCGCGACGCGACCGAAGCTGAAAAGAAGCTTTGGCAACATTTGCGACAACCTCCATTCAAGCCACATCACTTTCGGCGCCAGGCGACCATCGGTCCGTACTTTGCGGACTTCGCCAGCCATCAGCTGAAGCTTGTCATCGAACTCGATGGCGGTCAGCATTCGCTCAGTAGCTCCGACGAGGCACGCACTCGATATCTCGAGGCCAATGGCTACCGCGCGTTGCGGTTCTGGAACAACGAGCTCGGCGAAAACATGTCCGGCGTTCTCGCAAGCATCGATGCAGTGGCGAACGCCGATAGACCCCCCACCCCCGACCCCTCCCCGCCGCAAGCGGGGGGAGGGGAGTCGCGCCAGCGAGCGCCGCGACGTCTTCGCAAAAGGCGGTGCTGA
- the nadC gene encoding carboxylating nicotinate-nucleotide diphosphorylase: MTTPASLLHPDAFLSPLAIDEAVQRALEEDLGRAGDITSMATIPETAPARAVLVARQAGVIAGLPLGVATFQKLSPHLHIEAHYRDGATVAAGVQVLTISGPARAVLGGERTALNFIGRLSGVATLTSDYVRHTAGTGMRICCTRKTTPGLRALEKYAVRCGGGFNHRFGLDDAILIKDNHIAVAGGIRPVLERARAHIGHLVKVEIEVDTLKQLREVLDSGLADVVLLDNMDIAELTEAVKLTRGRVVLEASGGVTQDSIAGIAATGVDYASAGALTHSAPNFDVALDIDA, from the coding sequence GTGACCACACCCGCCTCGCTGTTGCACCCGGATGCGTTTCTGTCGCCGCTCGCCATCGACGAGGCCGTGCAGCGCGCGCTCGAGGAGGATCTGGGCCGCGCCGGAGACATTACGTCGATGGCCACCATTCCCGAGACGGCCCCTGCCCGCGCCGTCCTGGTAGCGCGGCAGGCCGGCGTCATCGCCGGATTGCCGCTGGGGGTCGCGACGTTTCAAAAGCTGTCGCCGCATCTTCATATAGAGGCGCATTACCGCGACGGCGCGACCGTCGCCGCCGGGGTGCAGGTGCTGACGATTTCGGGCCCCGCGCGCGCCGTGCTGGGCGGCGAGCGCACCGCGCTGAATTTCATCGGCCGGCTGTCCGGCGTCGCCACCCTCACGTCGGATTATGTGCGTCACACCGCCGGCACCGGGATGCGCATCTGCTGCACCCGCAAAACCACCCCGGGCCTGCGCGCGCTCGAAAAATACGCGGTGCGCTGCGGCGGCGGCTTCAATCACCGTTTCGGACTAGACGATGCCATTCTGATCAAGGACAACCATATCGCGGTTGCCGGCGGCATCCGCCCGGTACTGGAACGCGCCCGCGCCCATATCGGCCATCTGGTCAAGGTCGAGATCGAGGTCGACACTTTGAAGCAGCTGCGCGAAGTGCTCGACAGCGGCCTCGCCGACGTGGTGCTGCTCGACAATATGGATATCGCCGAATTGACCGAAGCGGTGAAGCTGACGAGAGGGCGCGTGGTGCTGGAGGCTTCCGGCGGCGTCACCCAGGATTCGATCGCCGGGATCGCCGCCACCGGCGTCGATTATGCCTCGGCCGGCGCGCTGACGCATTCGGCGCCAAATTTCGACGTCGCGCTGGACATCGATGCGTGA
- a CDS encoding DUF3096 domain-containing protein: MTITATHIPAIVALIAGILILIMPRFLNFVVAIYLIFVGLVGLGLLRWLHM, from the coding sequence ATGACCATTACGGCTACCCACATTCCGGCCATCGTGGCGCTGATCGCAGGCATTCTCATTCTGATCATGCCGCGGTTTCTCAATTTCGTGGTCGCGATCTACCTGATCTTCGTCGGGCTGGTCGGCCTCGGGCTGCTCCGATGGCTGCATATGTAG
- a CDS encoding cell wall hydrolase, with protein sequence MSVLRNRPKGARFASFGIGLCVFALLPNEIGYQDIASLLARQPGVAERWQTRVFSAASNIQLATYSFGRPIGTSIPHPASFVLASLNNQGIDITGSVTRNPIVVTPPRYQAADFPKVDRTLKGDRLVIAPLQAPAPADAAPSLENPATSNASVRGAKTADAAPPVAKAPLDPELQEALSAPPLAQYDVSMSLESQPLDDLKAAPDASPLALEAAPSRDGFSVKTASLFFGSASLGAPAENIERWRPGEEPSIVTRLPDPDMKVMTSLPPVADEAAKLGESGESVAPKGEVNSDNQQAKTPAERLGLLDEKSRAKSEKCLAEAVYFEARGEAVRGQIAVAQVVMNRTFSGFYPNTVCGVVYQNKHRHYACQFTFACDNVADVVREPDMWDRAKKIAKAMLDGQLWLPEVAKSTHYHAYWVHPSWVSEMKKMYKFGVHTFYRPRAWGDGSDAPSWGTPKQTAAISAELAEEAKSSAEISETTVRR encoded by the coding sequence ATGTCAGTGTTGCGTAACCGGCCGAAGGGCGCGCGGTTCGCGTCCTTCGGAATCGGCCTCTGCGTCTTCGCATTGCTGCCGAACGAGATTGGATATCAGGACATAGCCTCGCTGCTGGCTCGCCAGCCGGGCGTCGCAGAACGCTGGCAGACGCGGGTGTTCTCCGCCGCCAGCAATATCCAGCTCGCCACCTACTCTTTCGGCCGTCCGATCGGAACCTCGATTCCGCATCCGGCGAGCTTTGTGCTGGCCAGCCTCAACAACCAGGGCATCGACATCACCGGCTCAGTGACGCGCAACCCGATCGTGGTGACGCCGCCGCGCTATCAGGCTGCGGATTTCCCCAAGGTCGATCGCACGCTGAAGGGCGATCGCCTGGTCATCGCTCCGCTGCAGGCGCCGGCGCCGGCCGATGCCGCACCCTCGCTGGAGAATCCCGCGACCTCGAACGCTTCGGTCAGAGGCGCGAAAACCGCCGACGCCGCGCCGCCTGTCGCAAAGGCGCCGCTCGATCCCGAACTCCAGGAAGCGCTGAGCGCGCCGCCGCTCGCGCAATACGATGTTTCGATGTCGCTGGAGTCCCAGCCGCTCGACGATCTGAAGGCCGCACCCGATGCCTCGCCGCTTGCGCTGGAAGCGGCACCCTCGCGCGACGGTTTTTCGGTGAAAACCGCAAGCCTGTTCTTCGGAAGCGCCTCGCTCGGCGCTCCGGCAGAAAACATCGAGCGCTGGCGGCCCGGCGAGGAACCGTCGATCGTGACGAGACTGCCCGATCCCGACATGAAGGTGATGACGTCGCTGCCGCCCGTCGCGGACGAAGCCGCCAAGCTCGGCGAGAGCGGCGAGAGCGTCGCCCCCAAGGGCGAGGTCAATTCCGACAATCAGCAGGCCAAGACGCCGGCCGAACGTCTCGGCCTGCTGGACGAGAAATCACGCGCCAAGTCCGAGAAGTGCCTCGCCGAAGCCGTCTATTTCGAGGCCCGCGGCGAAGCCGTGCGCGGTCAGATCGCGGTGGCCCAGGTGGTGATGAACCGCACCTTCTCCGGCTTCTATCCGAACACGGTGTGCGGCGTGGTCTACCAGAACAAGCACAGGCACTACGCCTGCCAGTTCACCTTCGCCTGCGACAACGTCGCCGACGTCGTGCGCGAACCCGACATGTGGGACCGCGCCAAAAAGATCGCCAAGGCGATGCTCGACGGCCAGCTCTGGTTGCCGGAAGTGGCGAAATCGACCCACTACCACGCCTATTGGGTGCACCCGTCCTGGGTCAGCGAAATGAAGAAGATGTACAAGTTCGGCGTGCACACCTTCTACCGCCCGCGCGCCTGGGGCGACGGCAGCGATGCGCCGAGCTGGGGAACACCGAAGCAGACCGCGGCAATTTCCGCAGAGCTCGCGGAAGAGGCGAAGAGCTCGGCGGAAATATCCGAGACGACGGTGCGAAGGTAG